In one Silene latifolia isolate original U9 population chromosome 10, ASM4854445v1, whole genome shotgun sequence genomic region, the following are encoded:
- the LOC141606631 gene encoding putative F-box/LRR-repeat protein At4g15060, with the protein MNPDCEETVSGQLNTLDRFSDLPDFILHHIISFLDTREAYRTCILSKRWAHISATNPIIEFHYYCEPKSPHRYWPSEEVSARLLGYIDSRMQRYAKDNLRVRTLRLRFPNSHKVGGCNVKDLRCIVKELPHVEELPSKIDEWLRIAVRNQVEKLDLGSPVFEYQLPDILLSAKSLRQLNCIQVKIPNYNGAINLESLQTLELLCVDVEERMLNHIISSCLLLKCLSVNNCSGFKTIVIPCCSQLKELTLCNTLPKDGTIILETSSLVCFKFSDLAFDRWPVMSKPGLLRNLTVLDIYYSGITDGDLGKLLLELASLETLLLYNCRKLITIRVLSIRLNVICLENCRGLVDVMVDAPSLTKFIYRGTFGLYPAITISSQTSCDISVRTTTNYLDTQGFFKMQKLMTGLRSCHAVEISLANSLYQSVCDSIKFNEEELGDVNLGPPRNITELKLTLYYLKLSRSSVSAFLNGIFWTCRPDIISFRFYLEDPDLMIQLFMSELEDMANCLRHPLKRIECPDANCSNILESEKVEVQWRLHW; encoded by the exons ATGAACCCCGATTGCGAGGAAACGGTATCTGGGCAGCTGAATACTCTGGACAGGTTCTCAGATTTACCGgatttcatcttacatcacatcaTTTCTTTTTTGGATACGAGGGAGGCATATAGAACTTGTATCTTGTCGAAAAGATGGGCTCATATTTCGGCTACAAACCCAATTATTGAATTTCATTATTATTGTGAGCCGAAATCCCCTCACAGATATTGGCCCTCTGAGGAAGTCTCTGCTAGATTATTAGGATATATAGATAGTAGAATGCAAAGATACGCTAAAGATAATCTGCGCGTAAGGACGCTCAGGCTTAGATTTCCAAATTCTCATAAAGTGGGTGGTTGCAATGTTAAAGACTTACGTTGCATAGTTAAAGAGTTACCTCACGTTGAAGAGTTACCTAGCAAAATTGATGAGTGGCTTAGGATAGCTGTGCGTAATCAGGTTGAAAAACTTGATCTTGGTAGTCCTGTTTTTGAGTACCAATTGCCTGACATTTTGCTCTCCGCAAAATCTCTAAGACAACTTAATTGTATTCAAGTCAAAATACCAAACTACAACGGAGCCATAAATCTTGAATCTCTTCAGACTTTGGAATTATTATGTGTTGATGTGGAGGAACGTATGCTAAATCATATCATTAGTTCGTGCCTGTTATTGAAGTGTTTGTCGGTTAATAATTGCTCTGGCTTCAAAACTATTGTCATTCCTTGTTGTAGTCAACTGAAGGAGCTTACTTTATGTAACACTTTACCTAAAGATGGGACAATCATTCTTGAGACCTCAAGTCTTGTGTGTTTTAAGTTCTCAGACTTGGCTTTTGATCGTTGGCCGGTTATGTCAAAGCCTGGTTTATTGAGAAATTTGACGGTACTAGATATCTATTATTCTGGTATTACTGACGGGGATCTTGGCAAACTACTACTTGAATTAGCCTCATTGGAGACTTTGCTTTTATACAACTGTCGAAAGCTGATAACTATCAGGGTTTTAAGTATTCGGCTAAACGTGATTTGCTTGGAAAATTGTCGTGGTTTGGTAGATGTTATGGTTGATGCTCCAAGTTTGACGAAGTTCATATATAGAGGCACCTTTGGCCTTTATCCTGCTATCACCATTAGTAGTCAAACCAGTTGCGATATTTCTGTTCGCACTACAACTAATTACCTTGATactcaaggatttttcaaaatgCAAAAGCTAATGACAGGACTAAGAAGCTGCCATGCTGTGGAAATTTCGCTAGCCAACTCTCTTTATCAG TCTGTATGTGATAGTATCAAATTTAATGAAGAAGAACTTGGAGATGTTAATCTTGGACCCCCACGTAATATCACAGAGCTGAAGCTAACCCTCTATTATTTGAAACTCTCAAGATCATCTGTTTCAGCTTTTTTGAATGGTATATTCTGGACGTGTCGCCCTGATATTATTTCTTTTCGATTCTATTTAGAAGATCCTGATTTGATGATCCAG CTTTTTATGAGTGAGCTAGAAGATATGGCAAATTGTTTGAGGCACCCTTTAAAACGGATTGAATGTCCAGATGCTAATTGCTCGAATATACTCGAGTCAGAGAAGGTTGAGGTACAGTGGAGATTGCATTGGTGA
- the LOC141609444 gene encoding putative F-box/LRR-repeat protein At4g15060 codes for MNPDCEETIPGQLNTVDRLSDLPDFILHDIISYLGTREAYRTSILSKRWAHISGTNPIIEFHYYCKTENSSTRYWPSKEVSARLLEYMDTRMQRYDKDKLRVRTLGLGFPNSNRVFGCDEETELSSKFEELSCIVDEWIQIVVRNQVKKLDLNGPINYQLPDILLSAKSLKRLDCMNVKLPYYNKAINLASLRTLVLFNVVVEEQLLNQIISSCPLLRRLSVRNCAGFKPIVIPYCSQLKKLTLSYSLPENGTIILETLGLTHFQFLGEYFDDLWPVMAKPGLLRNLRTFDIVGSGITDGELGKLLPELASLKTLRLTYCHFLRIVRISSNQLKKIYLNYCSTLLDVMIDAPSLTKFKYKGSFHPYRAITISSQASCVISLHTTPKYLDTRGFFKLKKLMTGLRSCNALKISITNYTDEPVCDDIKFDEEELGDVNFGPPRNITELKLGLNYWTRSSVSGFLNGIFWTCHPEIISFRIRSEDPDLMIQLFTSELEDLVNC; via the exons ATGAATCCTGATTGCGAGGAAACGATACCTGGGCAGTTGAACACTGTCGATAGGCTCTCAGATTTACCGGATTTCATCTTACATGATATCATTTCTTATCTGGGTACGAGGGAGGCGTATAGAACTAGTATCTTGTCGAAAAGATGGGCTCATATTTCGGGTACAAACCCAATTATTGAGTTTCATTATTATTGTAAGACGGAGAATTCATCCACAAGGTATTGGCCATCTAAAGAAGTCTCTGCCAGATTATTAGAATATATGGATACAAGAATGCAAAGATACGATAAAGATAAGCTGCGTGTAAGGACGCTCGGCCTTGGATTTCCAAATTCTAATAGAGTGTTTGGTTGCGATGAAGAAACAGAGTTATCTAGCAAATTTGAAGAGTTGTCATGCATAGTTGATGAGTGGATTCAGATAGTTGTGCGCAATCAGGTTAAAAAACTTGATCTTAACGGTCCTATTAACTACCAATTGCCCGACATTTTGCTCTCTGCAAAATCTCTAAAACGACTTGACTGCATGAATGTCAAATTACCGTACTACAACAAAGCTATAAATCTTGCATCTCTTCGTACTTTGGTATTATTTAATGTCGTCGTAGAGGAACAACTGCTAAATCAAATCATTAGTTCGTGCCCGTTGTTGAGGCGTTTGTCGGTTAGGAATTGCGCTGGCTTTAAACCTATTGTCATTCCTTATTGTAGTCAATTGAAGAAGCTTACTTTAAGTTATTCTTTACCTGAAAATGGGACTATCATTCTTGAGACCTTGGGTCTTACGCATTTTCAGTTTTTGGGCGAGTATTTTGATGATCTTTGGCCGGTTATGGCAAAGCCTGGTTTATTGAGAAATTTGAGGACATTTGATATCGTTGGTTCTGGTATTACAGACGGGGAACTTGGCAAACTACTACCTGAATTAGCCTCATTAAAGACTTTGCGGTTAACCTACTGTCATTTTCTGAGAATTGTCAGGATTTCAAGTAATCAGCTAAAGAAGATTTACTTGAACTATTGCTCTACTTTGTTAGATGTTATGATTGATGCTCCAAGTTTGACGAAGTTCAAATATAAAGGGAGCTTTCACCCTTATCGTGCTATCACCATTAGTAGTCAAGCCAGTTGTGTTATCTCTCTTCACACTACGCCTAAATACCTTGATACTCGTGGATTTTTCAAATTGAAAAAGCTAATGACAGGACTAAGAAGCTGCAATGCTCTGAAAATTTCGATAACCAACTATACTGACGAG CCTGTATGTGATGATATCAAATTTGATGAAGAAGAACTCGGAGATGTTAATTTTGGACCCCCACGCAATATCACAGAGCTGAAACTAGGCCTCAATTATTGGACTAGATCATCTGTCTCAGGTTTTTTGAATGGTATATTTTGGACGTGCCACCCTGAAATTATTTCTTTTCGGATTCGTTCAGAAGACCCTGATTTGATGATCCAG CTTTTTACGAGTGAACTAGAAGATCTGGTAAATTGTTGA
- the LOC141606632 gene encoding putative F-box protein At3g58860 gives MNPDCEETVSGQLNTVDRFSDLPDFLVHHIISFLDMREAYRTCILSKRWAHISATNPIIEFHFYYEPEFLLRCWPSEEVSARLLGYMDSRMQRYAKDNLRVRTLRLVFPDTNEVFSCDVDQIELSSKLEEFSCKVDEWIRIAVRNQVARLDLHGPLKYQLPDILLSAKTLRQLNCIKVKIPYYNGAINLASLQTLELLGVDVEECMLNHIISACLLLKCLSVKFCFGFKTIVIPCCSQLKELTLSNTLPKDGTIVLETSSLACFKFSDSTSDRWPVMSKPGLLRNLRTLDLSSSGITDRDLGKLLPELASLETLHLVNCRRLTMIRISNVQLKKIYLDDCHGLLYVRIDAPSLTKFKYKGDFNPDCIITISSQASCVLSVHTIPCFLDTLGFVKLKQLMTGLRSCNALKIWLSDDYDESERDDIKFDEEELGDVNLGPPRDIRELKLSLYDQNLSRSSMSAFLNGLFWTCRPDIISFQFFLHEPDLMIQLWMSELEDMANCWGHPLKRIESPDANCSNTLESKKVDLQLRLHW, from the exons ATGAACCCCGATTGCGAGGAAACGGTATCTGGGCAGCTGAATACTGTTGACAGGTTCTCAGATTTACCAGATTTTCTCGTACATCATATTATTTCTTTTCTGGATATGAGAGAGGCGTATAGGACTTGTATCTTGTCGAAAAGATGGGCTCATATTTCGGCTACAAACCCAATTATTGAATTTCATTTTTATTATGAGCCGGAATTCCTTCTCAGGTGTTGGCCCTCTGAGGAAGTCTCTGCTAGATTATTAGGATATATGGATAGTAGAATGCAAAGATACGCTAAAGATAACCTGCGTGTAAGGACGCTCAGACTTGTATTTCCCGATACTAATGAAGTGTTTAGCTGCGATGTTGACCAAATAGAGTTATCTAGCAAATTAGAAGAGTTTTCTTGCAAAGTTGATGAGTGGATTCGGATAGCTGTGCGCAATCAGGTTGCAAGACTTGATCTTCATGGTCCTCTTAAGTACCAATTGCCTGACATTTTGCTCTCCGCAAAAACTCTAAGACAACTTAATTGTATTAAAGTCAAAATACCATACTACAACGGAGCCATAAATCTTGCATCTCTTCAGACTTTGGAATTATTAGGTGTTGATGTGGAGGAATGTATGCTAAATCATATCATTAGTGCGTGCCTGTTGTTGAAGTGTTTGTCGGTTAAGTTTTGCTTCGGCTTCAAAACTATTGTCATTCCTTGTTGTAGTCAACTGAAGGAGCTTACTTTAAGTAACACTTTACCTAAAGATGGGACAATCGTTCTTGAGACCTCAAGTCTTGCGTGTTTTAAGTTCTCAGACTCGACTTCTGATCGTTGGCCGGTTATGTCAAAACCTGgtttgttgagaaatttaaggacaTTAGATCTCTCTTCTTCTGGTATTACAGACAGGGATCTTGGCAAACTACTACCTGAATTAGCCTCATTAGAGACTTTGCATTTGGTCAACTGTCGTAGGCTGACAATGATCAGGATTTCAAATGTTCAACTAAAGAAGATTTACTTGGATGACTGCCATGGTTTGTTATATGTCAGGATTGATGCTCCAAGTTTGACGAAGTTCAAATATAAAGGGGACTTTAACCCTGATTGTATTATCACCATTAGTAGTCAAGCCAGTTGTGTTCTCTCTGTTCACACTATACCGTGTTTCCTAGATACTCTAGGATTTGTCAAATTGAAACAGCTAATGACAGGACTAAGAAGCTGCAATGCTCTGAAAATTTGGCTATCCGACGATTATGATGAG TCTGAACGTGACGATATCAAATTTGATGAAGAAGAACTCGGAGATGTTAATCTTGGACCTCCACGCGATATAAGAGAGCTGAAGCTAAGCCTCTATGATCAGAACCTCTCAAGATCATCTATGTCAGCTTTTTTGAATGGTTTATTCTGGACGTGCCGCCCTGATATtatttcttttcaattttttttacatGAACCTGATTTGATGATCCAG CTTTGGATGAGTGAACTAGAAGATATGGCAAATTGTTGGGGGCACCCTTTAAAACGGATTGAATCTCCGGATGCTAATTGCTCGAATACACTCGAGTCAAAGAAGGTTGATCTACAGTTGAGATTGCATTGGTGA